A single window of bacterium DNA harbors:
- a CDS encoding LAGLIDADG family homing endonuclease: MPILKTKNEDFFKNWTPEMAYVLGFFAADGNMIKNKRGAHFIEFQITDKDILGKIKRLLGSNHKITARKRNVKWNTIYRLQIGSKSIFNDLSQIGLTPNKSKTIKLPFVPDKYFSHFTRGYFDGDGNATIAKYIRADRNNKNTTTILSGFTSGSKNFLKALHAKLKKLSDISGGTFYYNKGYRLCFSVNDSLSLYKFLYKDVENNLYLSRKKKIFEKYFKLA, encoded by the coding sequence ATGCCGATTTTAAAAACAAAAAACGAAGATTTCTTTAAAAATTGGACGCCGGAAATGGCTTATGTTTTAGGATTTTTTGCCGCGGATGGAAATATGATAAAAAATAAAAGAGGCGCGCATTTTATTGAATTTCAAATTACCGATAAAGATATATTGGGAAAGATTAAAAGATTACTTGGCTCAAATCATAAGATTACCGCAAGAAAAAGAAACGTCAAATGGAATACTATTTATCGGCTACAAATCGGAAGCAAATCAATATTTAATGATTTATCGCAAATTGGTTTAACGCCAAACAAAAGCAAAACTATAAAATTACCTTTTGTTCCTGATAAATATTTTTCTCATTTTACAAGAGGATATTTTGACGGAGACGGCAATGCGACTATTGCTAAATACATCAGGGCGGATAGAAATAATAAAAATACAACCACGATTTTATCTGGTTTTACGTCCGGTAGCAAAAATTTTCTTAAAGCATTGCATGCCAAACTTAAAAAACTCAGCGATATTTCTGGCGGAACTTTTTACTATAACAAAGGATATAGATTGTGTTTTTCTGTAAACGATAGTTTATCCTTATATAAATTTTTGTATAAGGATGTTGAAAACAACTTATATCTTTCGCGCAAAAAGAAGATATTTGAAAAATATTTCAAATTAGCTTAA
- a CDS encoding AIR synthase family protein, producing the protein MVSKKIKLPKLGKIPPEFFNKFIYPKLGHRDLSVIVKPQHGVDFGVVDLGAKVLVLSTDPFYIAKELGIEKAAWFAVHIIASDVAVSGIKPRYLSVDLNLPPEITENELVRLWNTVDSECKKLGINVVTGHTARYAGCNYPMVGGATIFGIDKKEKLIIPKSKPGDVIIVSKGPAIETTGLMSAYFPKFLEEKYGKSFVKKAQDIYYQMSTVEDALVTASVGGVTAMHDATECGVLGGLYEMAIHSKVGMNIYLDKMILQDEVKKTCECFGIDPYRAISEGTLLATANKNKALKIINALKNKGIPASIAGEVTPKKDGIYVFEKNKKYKLEHPRIDPFWGKFEEYLKKSN; encoded by the coding sequence ATGGTTTCAAAAAAAATTAAATTGCCCAAACTCGGAAAAATTCCTCCCGAATTTTTTAACAAATTTATCTACCCTAAGTTAGGTCATCGTGATTTATCGGTTATCGTGAAACCTCAGCACGGAGTTGATTTCGGAGTAGTTGATTTAGGCGCTAAAGTTTTGGTTTTGTCCACCGACCCATTTTATATCGCCAAAGAATTGGGTATAGAAAAAGCCGCTTGGTTCGCCGTCCATATCATTGCCAGCGATGTTGCGGTTAGCGGAATAAAACCAAGATATCTTTCCGTTGACCTTAATCTGCCGCCGGAAATAACAGAAAATGAACTTGTCCGGTTATGGAATACCGTGGACAGCGAATGCAAAAAACTCGGCATTAATGTTGTCACCGGCCATACTGCCAGATATGCCGGCTGTAATTATCCGATGGTCGGTGGGGCAACGATATTCGGCATTGATAAAAAAGAAAAACTGATAATACCAAAGTCAAAGCCCGGCGATGTCATTATAGTTTCTAAAGGTCCTGCTATTGAAACTACCGGTTTGATGTCTGCTTATTTCCCAAAATTTTTGGAAGAAAAATACGGCAAAAGTTTTGTTAAAAAAGCCCAGGATATTTATTATCAGATGTCTACGGTAGAAGATGCGTTAGTGACGGCTTCGGTTGGTGGAGTAACCGCCATGCACGATGCCACTGAATGCGGTGTTTTGGGCGGTCTCTACGAAATGGCGATTCACAGCAAAGTAGGAATGAATATTTATTTAGATAAAATGATTTTACAAGATGAGGTAAAAAAAACTTGTGAATGTTTTGGTATAGATCCATATAGAGCAATAAGCGAGGGCACCTTGTTGGCGACCGCGAACAAAAATAAAGCCCTAAAAATTATTAATGCATTAAAAAATAAAGGTATTCCCGCAAGTATCGCCGGAGAGGTAACGCCTAAAAAAGATGGAATTTACGTCTTTGAAAAAAATAAAAAATATAAGTTAGAGCACCCCAGAATAGATCCTTTTTGGGGTAAATTTGAAGAATATCTTAAGAAATCGAATTAA